The DNA region GCTGCCTGATTACTCCGGCTATTTCCAGCTTCAGAAGTTCTGACTGCAGCAACGGAGTTTCAGTTTCTGTGAGCCTCAGTAATTTATCGAAATGAAGAGCTTCCTCCGATAGAAGCTCCAGAATTTTACGAGTTATCCCGCTGTCAGATTTAAATGTATGTTCACGTTCAGCCGCATTTTTTGCTATTCCCAGAGGTTCCAGAACATCCCTGGCGGTAATCACCACTCCCGCTCCATCGCGAAGAAGCATATTCGTACCCATGGACAGGGCTCTCGTTATTTCACCAGGAACGGCAAACACCTCCCGCCCCTGGTCAAGAGCTGTATTAACCGTAATCATCGTCCCGCTTCTTCTGCCTGCTTCAACGACTACAACTCCCTGTGAAAACCCGCTGATGAGTCTGTTCCTTTCCGGAAATCTGAATCTTGCGGGTTGCGTGCCAGGGGGATACTCACTGACAAGAACACCGCTCCCGATGATTTTCATAGCAAGCCTTTCATGTTCCGGTGGATAGCAGACATCAAGCCCGCTTCCAAGAACAGCCATGGTCTTTCCACCAGCATCCAGCGCTCCTCTGTGCGCCTCTGCGTCGATGCCGCGAGCCAGACCGCTGACAACCCCCACTCCGTTGTACACAAAATCCCGTGCAAGCCTTCTGGCAACTCTTCTTCCATAGGTTGTACACCTCCTCGAACCTATAACAGCCACCGAGGGAATACTCAGATATTTCTGAAGATCACCCCTGTAAAACAGGACTACAGGAGGGTCGGGAATGCTTTTAAGTATTGATGGATATCCTTCTTCACCGAAGATCACAGCCTGAATAGACTTTGATGTTGACAGGGCTGCCATACGATTCATTTCTTCCTCATCAGGCCTGCCCGAAGGAATCTCTCTGTCGAGTATCTCAAGCGCCTTATCCGGCACCATCTTTTGAAGAAGCTTTCTCAAATCATCTCTGTGTACTTTACTCCAGCATGAAAGCCAAACGGCCTGCTTCATTGTTCTGCTTCCCTCAGGCATCGAATCGATCCTGATACCCTGATAAGGAACTCATCCATTCCCCTTCCGGTAACCGCGCTTATAACAAGAGTATTTCCCGGAAGAGTCTCAAGTATGACAGCTACCTCATCATCAGTGATCAGGTCAGCCTTTGACAGTACTACAATCTCATCAAGTTCTTCCAGATCAGGTTTGTAGGCAAGAATTTCATCTCTGACAGTTCTGTACTGATCTGCAGGAGACAGTTCAAGTCCAGCACCGACTACGTAAATAAGTATTCTGTTTCTCTCCACATGCCTGAGAAACTGAAGTCCAAGCCCCATTCCTTCGCTTGCGCCCTCAATAAGCCCCGGAAGATCAGCAAGAACAAAACTGAATCCCCGAGCCATCTTTATCATGCCCAGAGCCGGATGAATTGTCGTAAAGGGGTATCCTGCGATCTTCGGTCTTGCGGCACTTATCGTGGACAGAATTGTGGATTTCCCGGCATTGGGAACGCCAACAAGTCCGGCATCGGCAATCAGGCTCAGCTCAAGCCTGATTCTTCGAAACTGACCGGGTTGACCTTTTGTAGCTTTTCTTGGAGCCTGCACCCTGGAAGTTGCAAACGAGGAGTTACCTCTTCCTGGGTCTCCACCGAACGCAATAACCTGTATCTGGCCATTCTCCGTCAGATCGCAAAGCAGCTCTCCTGTTTCCGCGTCAAAAACAGCAGTACCCGGAGGGATTTTCAGGAGCGTGTCCTTCCCCCTCCGTCCGGTCTTGTTATTCGAACCGCCCGATCTGCCCTTCTCAGCCCTGAATATCGCGCCGTTCCTGAAATCAACCAGAGTTGTAAGCTTTGGATCAACAACAAGCTCAACGCTTCCGCCCGCACCGCCGTCACCACCG from Candidatus Aegiribacteria sp. includes:
- the dprA gene encoding DNA-processing protein DprA, with translation MKQAVWLSCWSKVHRDDLRKLLQKMVPDKALEILDREIPSGRPDEEEMNRMAALSTSKSIQAVIFGEEGYPSILKSIPDPPVVLFYRGDLQKYLSIPSVAVIGSRRCTTYGRRVARRLARDFVYNGVGVVSGLARGIDAEAHRGALDAGGKTMAVLGSGLDVCYPPEHERLAMKIIGSGVLVSEYPPGTQPARFRFPERNRLISGFSQGVVVVEAGRRSGTMITVNTALDQGREVFAVPGEITRALSMGTNMLLRDGAGVVITARDVLEPLGIAKNAAEREHTFKSDSGITRKILELLSEEALHFDKLLRLTETETPLLQSELLKLEIAGVIRQHPGKIFSLV
- the obgE gene encoding GTPase ObgE — its product is MDLVTIEVYGGKGGDGIVSFRREAYVPRGGPNGGDGGAGGSVELVVDPKLTTLVDFRNGAIFRAEKGRSGGSNNKTGRRGKDTLLKIPPGTAVFDAETGELLCDLTENGQIQVIAFGGDPGRGNSSFATSRVQAPRKATKGQPGQFRRIRLELSLIADAGLVGVPNAGKSTILSTISAARPKIAGYPFTTIHPALGMIKMARGFSFVLADLPGLIEGASEGMGLGLQFLRHVERNRILIYVVGAGLELSPADQYRTVRDEILAYKPDLEELDEIVVLSKADLITDDEVAVILETLPGNTLVISAVTGRGMDEFLIRVSGSIRCLREAEQ